The nucleotide window GCCTGGCCGATTGAGGCTTCAGTCTCAAGGAGGCTTGCGAAAGCTTTAGCCACGTCCTCAACGAATACTTCCTGGAAAGCGTGGTCCCCGCTTCCGGGAACAAGAAGGGGTTTTCCGTCCAGGATTCTTTCAATCCAGAAAAAGTCGCGCATGGCAAAGTCGTGAGGGCCTGCAATATAAGTGGGCCTTATCATGCTGACAGGGAATAATTTTTCGTCGTGGAGTTTCCAAAGGACGTCCTCGCAGGCTCTTTTCTTTATGCCGTAATCCATACCGAAGGGGTTACGTTCAAAGTAGGGCATGAGTTCACCTTTATCCTGGTCCTCTGTAATAGGGCACTGCACGTTATTGGAGACCATATAGACGGAGATTGTGCTGCAGTGGATAAAGCGCCCCACTTTGCCGCGGAAGACTTTTGCCGCCTGTTCAGAGCTTTTAGGGTGATATGAGATCATATCATATGCGGCGTCATAGGTTTTATTTTCGACCAGGCTTTTAAGCGCATGCTCCTCGCGGCGGTCGCCAGCGAGAAGGTTTAAGTTCTTATGGGGTTTAAGCCTGTTTTCAGATTCCCCGCGAGTAAAAGCCGTAACGCGGTGACCTTTTTCGAGGAGATGTTCCACGAGGGAGGTGCTTATTAGTCCCGTCCCGCCGATTACAAGTATATCCATGTTATACCAAAAATTTATTTAGAATAAAATGGTAATTAAGCAAAATCTAATCCCAATTAAGTTATGTAAAGCCGAGCATGCATAAACGGCCAGGTTGCCAATTCCCGGTGAGGCATTACAAAAAAGAATGCCACCTCAATTCAGAGTTCCGGAGGAACGACTTGTCTATAGCAGAGGATGGATCACCACCTCTCTTCAGAGCCTCGGAGAGGCGACTTGTATTAACGGATACGCGTGTCAATTCCCTTTTTACAAGTCGCTCCTCCGGAGCTCTGAATGTTTTTTTGAGAGGTGTTTTCTACAGACAAGTCGTTCCTCCGGAACTCTATGGCTGTGTTATGCTAAACCTCTCTTTGGCATTGTGTTTTATTAGCTTCTTACTATTTCAAGAGCAGCATCTTCATTGTAAGAGCGCGGCCTGAAGACTGCAGGCGGCAGAGGTATATTCCGCTGGCATACTTTGAGGCATTGAATACCGCCGTATAATTGCCTGCATTTTTATAACCCTCTTCAAGCACTTCCACTTCCTTGCCCAGGATGTCGTAAACCTTCAGGCTTACAGGACCGCTTTTATCTATGCTGTAGCGGATGGAAGTTGAGGGGTTAAAGGGGTTCGGGTAGTTCTGCGCCATGGCAAAGGATTCGGGCACCGTGTTTTGTGCCACGTCAACTCCCGAGACCACCATGGCCGTATCGGCAAGAAGCATAACTGAAGCCGAGTAGCCGTTCATATCCAGCTTCAGGGCCGCAAGCTCACTTAGTTTTCCTGAAATAACTTTTCCGCTTATTATATCCGTCATGTAGTAAGTCTTTGCAGAGTCTAGTCCCAGTTTTTCTACAGGAATTGTCAGCTGCGCACTGACGGGATTTGAATCCATATTGAGGACTGTAAAAACATTCTGACTGCTTTCCCACCTGCGGAAGGCAAAAACGTTTTTATTGGGACTTACTGTTTCTTCCTCGTAGTTATTACTGTAGAGCGCAGGAACGGTTTTTCTGAAATCGATCAGTTTCTGGTAATATGGGAAGAGCCCCTTTTTGTCCGTCGACTTTATTGGCACGCCCGGAGTATAAGTGGGATAATCGTCGTATGCATGCCCTGTAATGCCTGCCTCCTGGCCGTTGTAAAGCATCGGGATTCCGTTTAAGGAAAACTCCAGTGCCGCAGCCATCTTTGTCTGATCGAGCGTGTGGTGCGTTAAAAAATGATACGTGTCGTTGTTTTCAAGGAATCTTAATATCTTAGCATTAGGAGCGTAGCCTTTGCCATTATTTGTAAGTGAATTTCTAAGAGGAGCTGAACGCCCGTTGGTGAAGTTTGTATTAAATATTGTCGGGTTGCTTGTCTGACTGTAGCTGGTCTGCCACACCCACTGCGAGACCCAGCTTTCGGAAGCTGTCCAGTCGAATGCCGCATCGAACCTTTCATCGAAAGCCTCGGGCCATGAAGCCTTATCCTCTCCCAGGAGCAAACAGTCGGGTTTAATTCTTTTGAGCGCCAGGCGGAGCTCTTTTGTAAATTCAGGTTTTCTGGCCGTTACTCCCCATATGGCATCTAAGCGGTATCCATCGAGGTCGTACTTTACGAGCCAGTACTTTACGGCTTCCAGTATCCAGCGCTGAACCTCCGGATTATCAAAATTCAGATTCGGGAGTTCTTTCCAGAAATAATTCCAGAACAGGCCGTCGGCAGTATTTTCATGCATTGAATACGGAGTTCCGGAAGGGCTTTTCTTCCGCTGGTAATAATTCCAGTAATGCGACTTTTCCTTATATTTTACTGACTGCTGGGCGTAGGGGTGATAAATGGAAGTATGATTAGCCACAAAATCAAACATCACCTTAATTTTATTTTCTTTGGCAGTTCTTATCAGCTCACGCAGATCGGCCTCACTTCCCAGGTCGCTTCTTAAGGAAAAGTAATCTGTAACGTCGTATCCCATGCCGCCGCCATGGGTGCTGTAAACCGGCTGAAGCCAGATGGCAGTAATGCCGAGCGAGACAAGTTCAGGAATTTTAGCTGTAATATTCTTAAACTGATTGGACTCGGTAAAAGTATAGGGATATATTTCATAGATAACCGCTTTATCTATCCACTCCGCATGATCTGTTTTAATGTTAAAGGGTTTAATTCCCGAGGTATCCACGGTGACATACGTGCGGGCTTTTACCGTGTCGCCGTCTGAGGCAGCAACGGTAAGATTAAAATAATATTCCCCCTTAGCTATATCCTGAGGCATGCTGAAAGTGGTACTGTTTCCCGTCACAGATGCAAGCGCAACAGAAGCCGGGTTAAGAGGGTCAGCGTTCCACGTGTATGTAAGCTGTGCGCTGTCGGGGTTTTCAATTACCTCGCTTTTAAGTGTGACAGTTCTTCCCTGGACTTCCGCATAGGCATACATTTCGGGGCGAAGTTTGTAGCCCAAGGTCAGCTTCAGTGTATCCGAAAGAGCGGTTTTTCCCATGCTGTCGGCGGTGACATAAACCGCATTTAAGCCTTCGCCAATTTTTAATTGTGCGGAGAAGGTAAAGCTGTCGGGAGCTACGCTAACG belongs to Ignavibacteria bacterium and includes:
- a CDS encoding NAD-dependent epimerase/dehydratase family protein; protein product: MDILVIGGTGLISTSLVEHLLEKGHRVTAFTRGESENRLKPHKNLNLLAGDRREEHALKSLVENKTYDAAYDMISYHPKSSEQAAKVFRGKVGRFIHCSTISVYMVSNNVQCPITEDQDKGELMPYFERNPFGMDYGIKKRACEDVLWKLHDEKLFPVSMIRPTYIAGPHDFAMRDFFWIERILDGKPLLVPGSGDHAFQEVFVEDVAKAFASLLETEASIGQAYNAAAEEIFSLNDYIYKLGSLLDKKPELVHVDQEVFDSLPLSRNMNGDVFPFNVRRTSIFSLDKIKKDLNYHSTPFDEWMKKTISWFTSEFNGHSFGYEKREDEIQFIQEWKNYRNNLLREYV
- a CDS encoding T9SS type A sorting domain-containing protein; amino-acid sequence: MKKIFCILLLSSMPVFAQKVVLDEMSATVWGQQQLIKGHIEGLIVNNATLFLNGKSQNVSVAPDSFTFSAQLKIGEGLNAVYVTADSMGKTALSDTLKLTLGYKLRPEMYAYAEVQGRTVTLKSEVIENPDSAQLTYTWNADPLNPASVALASVTGNSTTFSMPQDIAKGEYYFNLTVAASDGDTVKARTYVTVDTSGIKPFNIKTDHAEWIDKAVIYEIYPYTFTESNQFKNITAKIPELVSLGITAIWLQPVYSTHGGGMGYDVTDYFSLRSDLGSEADLRELIRTAKENKIKVMFDFVANHTSIYHPYAQQSVKYKEKSHYWNYYQRKKSPSGTPYSMHENTADGLFWNYFWKELPNLNFDNPEVQRWILEAVKYWLVKYDLDGYRLDAIWGVTARKPEFTKELRLALKRIKPDCLLLGEDKASWPEAFDERFDAAFDWTASESWVSQWVWQTSYSQTSNPTIFNTNFTNGRSAPLRNSLTNNGKGYAPNAKILRFLENNDTYHFLTHHTLDQTKMAAALEFSLNGIPMLYNGQEAGITGHAYDDYPTYTPGVPIKSTDKKGLFPYYQKLIDFRKTVPALYSNNYEEETVSPNKNVFAFRRWESSQNVFTVLNMDSNPVSAQLTIPVEKLGLDSAKTYYMTDIISGKVISGKLSELAALKLDMNGYSASVMLLADTAMVVSGVDVAQNTVPESFAMAQNYPNPFNPSTSIRYSIDKSGPVSLKVYDILGKEVEVLEEGYKNAGNYTAVFNASKYASGIYLCRLQSSGRALTMKMLLLK